The following are encoded in a window of Penicillium oxalicum strain HP7-1 chromosome II, whole genome shotgun sequence genomic DNA:
- a CDS encoding Ribosomal protein arginine N-methyltransferase rmt3, with the protein MTPSTQSTDLPVNEVPADVRSVSDESDTSNEEGWEDVEPEDDSQPVVGLFSDTIFPDIRSMLKECKEKNNFDLRKIQKDLDLDFLDTIKLVNYVRSEVKAGNQTPDVSSKAKFEDDAYLKPVLEDDAVLYSLDDITEDQNEQAAPGTEAERKVLELQEELERLQTQFSEYRLAVQKSMDDQLDKEDEKLEPGENAKRPVKDRLEDADADYFTSYSYNAIHESMLKDAIRTDAYRDFVYENKNLFKDKVVLDVGCGTGILSMFCAKAGAKKVISVDNSNIIDRAREIVYDNGLGDVITCIRGKIEEVTLPVEQVDIIISEWMGYALLFEAMFDSVIYARDRYLAPGGLMVPSHATLRVAPYADPDFVASHISFWNNVYGFKMNAMKMNIHDEALVRHVPTTSIAADSAVFLSLPLHTITVDELTFLKDFKVTLSQDIDALDGWAIWFDMFFMPSADSTVPSDAVPADMQKKGYVAFTTGPFGTETHWQQTICLIDHGKEEPRALKKGQVITGQIGYQKKEQGSRLLDLSIQWQVDENSKGAQRWSLQ; encoded by the exons ATGACTCCCTCAACACAATCGACTGACCTTCCTGTCAACGAGGTTCCGGCCGACGTTCGCTCGGTGTCAGATGAATCGGACACCAGCAACGAAGAAGGATGGGAAGACGTTGAGCCCGAGGATGACTCGCAGCCCGTCGTCGGATTGTTTTCGGACACTATTTTTCCAGATATCCGGTCAATGCTGAAAGAAtgcaaggaaaaaaataatttTGACCTACGAAAGATCCAGAAAGACTTGG ATCTCGACTTCCTGGATACCATTAAGCTGGTCAACTACGTTCGGTCTGAGGTGAAGGCTGGCAACCAGACTCCCGATGTCTCCTCCAAAGCGAAGTTTGAGGACGATGCCTACTTGAAGCCCGTCTTAGAGGATGATGCTGTTCTTTACAGCTTGGATGACATCACTGAAGACCAAAACGAACAAGCTGCACCTGGTACTGAAGCTGAACGTAAAGTGCTTGAGCTGCAGGAGGAGTTGGAGCGCCTGCAAACCCAGTTCTCCGAGTACAGGCTTGCAGTGCAAAAGTCGATGGATGATCAACTGGAtaaggaggatgagaagcttGAACCTGGCGAGAATGCGAAGCGCCCTGTGAAGGATCGCCTGGAGGATGCTGATGCCGATTATTTCACATCGTACTCCTACAATG CTATCCACGAATCCATGCTCAAGGATGCCATTCGTACCGATGCGTACCGTGACTTCGTCTATGAGAACAAGAACCTCTTCAAAGACAAGGTCGTCCTGGACGTGGGCTGTGGAACAGGAATCTTGTCCATGTTCTGTGCCAAGGCTGGCGCGAAGAAGGTCATCTCGGTTGACAACTCCAATATCATTGACCGTGCTCGTGAAATCGTGTACGACAATGGCCTCGGCGACGTAATCAC CTGTATTCGTGGTAAAATTGAAGAAGTCACACTGCCCGTTGAGCAGGTGGACATCATTATCTCTGAATGGATGGGTTATGCGCTGCTCTTCGAAGCTATGTTTGACTCTGTCATCTATGCTCGCGACCGTTATCTTGCTCCTGGCGGTCTCATGGTCCCTTCGCACGCAACTCTCCGGGTTGCCCCTTATGCTGACCCAGACTTTGTCGCGTCGCATATCTCCTTCTGGAATAATGTTTATGGCTTCAAGATGAATGCCATGAAGATGAACATTCATGACGAGGCTCTTGTTCGCCACGTCCCCACCACATCCATTGCTGCGGATTCGGCGGTTTTCCTGTCCTTGCCCTTGCATACCATCACTGTCGACGAATTGACCTTCTTGAAGGACTTCAAGGTCACACTGAGTCAGGATATCGACGCGCTCGATGGGTGGGCCATCTGGTTCGACATGTTTTTCATGCCCTCCGCAGATTCAACCGTGCCCAGCGATGCTGTTCCCGCTGACATGCAGAAGAAGGGTTATGTTGCGTTCACCACCGGTCCATTTGGAACTGAGACGCACTGGCAGCAAACAATTTGTCTCATTGACCACGGCAAAGAAGAGCCACGGGCTCTGAAGAAGGGCCAGGTCATCACGGGTCAGATTGGCTACCAGAAGAAGGAGCAAGGTTCTCGTCTTTTGGATTTGAGCATCCAGTGGCAGGTTGACGAGAACTCCAAGGGTGCCCAGCGCTGGTCTCTTCAGTGA
- a CDS encoding Vesicular-fusion protein sec18 gives MPLHLLGKKSWNVYNPDNIERVKRDEARAKAHEEEAERRMQEIDAERRIRILRGEGSCSPPPPALPPRSQIGISSSLGSGGRPADNAAQPRKRRRLAGEDDTDRDIRVAQERAIDARNARDRLALVPRHGGKDTETPLLDKTGHINLFPSEIDNRRVERNAEAEAEAADKKKRYEDQYTMRFANAAGFKEDIGRRPWYSSSGQDVTAPGSMPEKDVWGNEDPRRKEREQARLSSNDPLAAMKRGVQQLKATEQERKRWNEEKRAELKALDAEERHRSRHRRRDRARSEESLEGFSLDKTASGTDTEVEIVPIDGGIAPRAAHIILEELVEIIDIHSGYSTPNQAPPRYDCDSYGLAPTSRTSWAHDNDVSMTDAYNEISSYGGPPQQMPARPSVAGRPGGGAVGGQTWTLHPSKSPNDNFTFGNLVAVSPQDIPPSRDGADITLLINDLYVLSGRPLEGFPPGFMSMSDPQRTWAGVGMRDAVKVQIYDPFSQGGQAYLGSADIEVSFASTKKRTEIPYDQEELTSAVIRNFENQIFAPGQRILMDHKSIPLLLLVKTVQRVDLTSEKVDLTSGDIETSPTARGIITRHTQLNFFKDAQTGINVKPSNRRPAANSIIQPGFKFEDMGIGGLDAEFSTIFRRAFASRIFPPGLVEKLGIQHVKGLLLYGPPGTGKTLIARQIGKMLNAREPKIINGPEVLNKYVGQSEENIRKMFADAEKEYKEKGDESGLHIIIFDELDAVCKQRGSGAGGGTGVGDSVVNQLLSKLDGVDQLNNILLIGMTNRKDMIDEALLRPGRLEVHMEISLPDEKGRSQILKIHTEKMRTNNVMDTDVDLEELAQLTKNFSGAEIAGLVKSASSFAFSRHVKVGTMAGVNEDVVNMKVNRSDFHHALDEVKPAFGVSEEELSSRIQYGVIHYSNTINEILREGELFVKQVGVAEATPLFSVLLHGPPGSGKTALAARMAIDSGFPFIKLISPEDMVGFNEAAKISHISRIFDSAYKSRTSIVVVDNIERIIDWVPIGPRFSNNVLQALMVFLRKPPTQGRRLLILATTTERALMKQLDVFNSFNSDILVPNVLSFEELRFVMEKSGAFDEQEISRALEGVGGLADDSRLSVGIKKVLLGIETAKQDVDKVGRFVRVINRAIQEEQTFA, from the exons ATGCCGCT ACACCTTCTCGGAAAGAAATCATGGAATGTCTACAATCCGGACAACATCGAGCGTGTAAAGCGAGATGAGGCACGGGCCAAAGCCCACGAAGAGGAGGCTGAGCGTCGTATGCAGGAAATTGATGCTGAACGGCGCATTCGGATATTACGAGGCGAAGGTTCCTGctcgcctcctcctcctgctttGCCTCCTCGGTCGCAAATCGGCATATCATCCAGCCTCGGCTCCGGAGGGAGGCCTGCCGACAACGCAGCGCAGCCACGCAAGAGGCGACGGCTCGCGGGAGAGGATGATACGGATCGGGATATCAGGGTAGCTCAAGAGCGTGCCATTGACGCCAGAAATGCGAGAGATAGACTCGCCCTTGTGCCTCGACACGGTGGGAAGGATACCGAAACGCCGTTGCTGGATAAGACCGGCCATATCAACCTTTTCCCCTCAGAAATCGATAATCGGAGGGTAGAGAGAAATGCTGAAGCTGAAGCCGAGGCTGcggacaagaaaaagcgcTATGAAGACCAGTATACGATGCGCTTTGCCAATGCCGCTGGCTTCAAGGAAGACATTGGTCGCCGTCCCTGGTATTCCTCTTCCGGGCAGGACGTGACGGCTCCGGGTTCGATGCCAGAGAAAGATGTTTGGGGAAATGAAGATCCTCGGCgcaaagaaagagagcaGGCGCGCTTGAGCTCCAACGACCCCCTCGCGGCTATGAAACGAGGCGTTCAACAATTGAAAGCCACCGAGCAGGAACGCAAAAGGTGGAATGAGGAAAAACGAGCAGAGTTGAAAGCACTGGACGCTGAAGAACGCCATCGATCAAGGCACCGACGAAGAGACCGCGCTCGTTCAGAGGAAAGTCTAGAGGGATTCAGCCTTGACAAGACTGCG TCCGGCACCGACACGGAAGTCGAGATCGTTCCCATCGACGGCGGCATCGCTCCTCGAGCCGCTCACATCATACTGGAAGAACTCGTAGAGATCATAGACATTCACAGC GGCTATTCAACTCCCAACCAAGCACCCCCACGGTATGATTGCGACAGCTACGGCCTCGCCCCAACCTCCAGGACCAGTTGGGCCCACGACAACGATGTATCCATGACTGACGCATATAACGAAATAAGCTCATATGGGGGACCACCACAGCAGATGCCGGCACGGCCGTCTGTTGCAGGACGGCCAGGTGGCGGCGCAGTTGGAGGTCAGACATGGACGCTCCATCCCAGCAAGAGTCCAAACGATAACTTCACCTTTGGGAATCT CGTCGCGGTATCACCTCAGGATATCCCACCCTCGCGAGATGGCGCCGATATTACCCTATTGATCAACGACCTCTATGTCCTCTCTGGTCGGCCCCTCGAGGGCTTCCCTCCTGGCTTCATGAGCATGTCGGATCCGCAAAGAACATGGGCAGGTGTGGGCATGCGTGACGCTGTGAAAGTGCAGATATATGATCCTTTCAGCCAGGGAGGCCAGGCTTACCTGGGATCCGCGGACATTGAGGTCAGCTTCGCGTCCACCAAAAAGCGGACCGAAATTCCGTATGACCAAGAAGAACTTACAAGTGCAGTCATCAGG AATTTCGAAAACCAAATCTTCGCTCCTGGCCAACGGATTTTGATGGACCACAAGAGTATACCGCTCCTTCTGCTCGTCAAGACCGTCCAAAGAGTGGATTTGACTTCGGAGAAGGTTGACTTGACATCTGGGGACATTGAGACGAGTCCTACGGCCCGAGGAATTATCACTCGACACACTCAGTTGAACTTTTTCAAGGACGCTCAAACTGGGATCAATGTGAAGCCCTCCAACCGCCGACCGGCGGCGAATTCCATTATCCAGCCTGGGTTCAAATTCGAAGATATGGGTATCGGTGGTCTTGACGCCGAGTTCAGCACGATCTTCCGTCGTGCCTTCGCATCACGAATTTTCCCTCCTGGACTCGTTGAGAAATTGGGCATCCAGCACGTCAAAGGTCTTCTTCTCTACGGACCGCCAGGTACTGGAAAAACATTGATCGCCCGTCAAATTGGAAAAATGCTCAACGCACGGGAACCCAAGATCATCAATGGTCCAGAAGTCCTGAACAAGTATGTCGGTCAGTCCGAAGAGAACATCAGAAAGATGTTTGCCGACGCTGAGAAGGAGtacaaagaaaagggggatGAGAGTGGTCTACACATTATCATTTTCGACGAACTGGACGCTGTATGCAAGCAGCGTGGAAGTGGCGCAGGTGGTGGCACAGGCGTTGGAGACAGTGTGGTGAACCAGCTCCTGTCCAAATTGGACGGCGTGGACCAACTCAACAACATTCTGCTGATTGGTATGACCAATCGTAAAGACATGATTGACGAGGCCTTGCTTCGTCCCGGCCGTCTGGAGGTGCACATGGAGATCTCACTTCCGGATGAGAAGGGTCGAAGCCAGATCCTGAAGATTCATACCGAAAAGATGCGCACCAACAATGTGATGGATACTGATGTGGATTTGGAAGAGCTCGCTCAGTTGACGAAGAACTTCTCCGGTGCTGAAATTGCCGGATTGGTGAAATCCGCATCCTCCTTCGCCTTCTCGCGGCACGTCAAGGTCGGAACTATGGCTGGTGTGAACGAAGATGTTGTGAACATGAAGGTCAACCGGTCCGATTTCCACCACGCTCTTGACGAAGTCAAGCCTGCTTTCGGTGTCTCCGAAGAGGAGCTGTCAAGTCGGATCCAATACGGCGTCATTCACTATTCAAACACTATTAATGAAATCCTGCGTGAGGGTGAACTGTTTGTGAAGCAAGTCGGGGTGGCTGAGGCTACTCCTCTGTTCTCTGTGTTGCTTCATGGCCCTCCGGGCAGTGGAAAGACCGCATTGGCCGCGCGTATGGCCATCGATTCCGGCTTCCCTTTCATCAAGTTGATCAGCCCCGAGGACATGGTTGGCTTTAACGAGGCGGCCAAAATCTCCCACATCAGCCGCATCTTCGACAGTGCCTACAAGAGTCGCACGAGTATCGTGGTCGTTGACAATATCGAGCGTATTATCGATTGGGTACCTATCGGTCCTCGGTTTAGCAACAATGTTCTCCAGGCTCTGATGGTCTTCCTCCGGAAGCCACCGACCCAAGGCCGTCGCCTGTTGATTCTAGCCACAACCACCGAGCGTGCCCTCATGAAGCAGCTGGATGTTTTCAATTCTTTCAATTCCGATATCCTGGTGCCGAATGTTCTATCATTTGAGGAGTTGCGATTCGTGATGGAGAAATCAGGCGCATTTGATGAACAAGAGATTTCTCGAGCCCTTGAGGGTGTTGGTGGTCTGGCTGATGATAGTCGGCTCAGTGTTGGTATCAAGAAGGTCCTCCTCGGCATCGAGACTGCGAAGCAAGACGTTGACAAGGTGGGCCGATTTGTGCGTGTGATCAACCGAGCCATTCAGGAGGAACAGACCTTTGCCTAG
- a CDS encoding Conidiophore development protein hymA: MSFFFNRGRSRQPADVADEELAKQLAQMKIIVQGTQEITTSPDQVHALVQATLQEDLLFDLSRTIHLLPFEARKDTQTIFSHILRFRPAAYAPDKDPPVISYIVHNRPEVLVELCRGYNQSQSAMPCGVILREALKFDVVTAVILYDQSNEGEPAVRLSELKPNLPQSGNGVFWNFFHWIDKSNFEVSADAFTTFREILTRHKSLVTAYLATNFDLFFGKFNNILIQSDSYVTKRQSIKLLGEILLDRANYNVMMAYVESGDNLKLCMKLLRDDRKMVQYEGFHVFKVSSPQCPLSTILRAHVFVANPNKSMAVQRILINNRDRLLRFLPKFLEDRTDDDQFTDEKSFLVRQIELLPREPVDPGRPSREAHPGHNTAAAV, encoded by the exons ATGtcattcttcttcaaccgTGGCCGGTCGCGACAGCCTGCAGATGTG GCCGACGAGGAGCTCGCAAAGCAGCTAGCACAGATGAAAATTATTGTTCAAGGAACTCAAG AAATTACAACGTCTCCCGACCAAGTACATGCACTCGTCCAAGCAACCTTACAAGAGGATTTACTCTTTGACCTCTCACGAACTATTCACCTCCTTCCATTTGAGGCCCGCAAAGATACCCAAACGATATTCTCTCATATTCTACGCTTCCGGCCAGCGGCATACGCACCCGACAAAGATCCACCGGTGATCTCATATATTGTGCACAACCGACCCGAAGTTCTCGTTGAATTGTGTCGAGGCTATAACCAAAGCCAGAGTGCCATGCCCTGCGGGGTTATCCTGCGGGAGGCTTTGAAGTTCGACGTGGTTACCGCAGTGATCCTCTACGACCAGTCGAATGAGGGAGAGCCTGCAGTCCGACTGTCAGAACTCAAGCCCAATCTCCCACAGAGTGGTAATGGGGTGTTCTGGAATTTCTTCCATTGGATTGACAAGAGCAATTTCGAAGTCAGCGCCGATGCATTCACAACGTTTCGG GAAATCCTCACACGCCACAAAAGTCTGGTGACTGCCTATCTTGCGACCAATTTCGACTTATTTTTCGGCAAATTCAACAACATTCTCATCCAATCAGACTCCTATGTCACTAAACGCCAGAGTATCAAATTACTGGGTGAGATCTTGTTGGACCGGGCCAATTACAACGTCATGATGGCCTACGTTGAGAGTGGAGACAATCTCAAGCTGTGTATGAAACTCTTGCGTGATGACCGCAAGATGGTGCAGTACGAGGGATTCCATGTTTTCAAGGTATCGTCGCCGCAGTGCCCCCTCAGTACCATTCTACGAGCGCAT GTGTTTGTCGCCAACCCAAACAAATCCATGGCCGTCCAGCGGATACTCATCAACAATCGGGACCGACTGTTGAGGTTTCTGCCCAAATTCCTTGAAGATCGAACGGATGACGATCAATTCACTGATGAGAAGAGTTTCTTGGTCCGCCAAATTGAACTTTTGCCGAGGGAGCCTGTTGATCCAGGCCGCCCCTCCCGGGAAGCCCACCCTGGGCACAATACTGCTGCGGCAGTCTGA